TAGACCAAGCTGGGGCGCCCATCataccaccatcaccaccacccccAGCACCACCACTACCGAGCGAGCTATACCGGCTCTGCCTACTCGAATCCGCAGAAGGAAGAGATTTTTTAGTCATTGCCCAATTGTCAACCTCGTCCGCCCTTGACGGCTGATCGAAATCAGAAACCCTAGAAGGCGGGCCCCTCCGGTCGTCGTCGAATCCACCGTAGGATCTTCTTCCACCGCCACCCCATGACCCGTCTCCGCCCTCTCTGTCCCCGTCCCGACCCGGATTTGGACCTGAGCGACCATAGGAGGAAAACCCGCCACCTAGGCGACCGTACTGCATATCTTCGGCAGAGCGCTCCTTGGGGCCGGTAGGGAGGCGCATCATCTCGTCGGGAGTGAGACCGACCCGATTAGAGGCCGGGGTGCCGGAAGAGTTGTGGAAGTCGGAGaggctcatcttcttcttcttcggcttGGCGCTGGAGGCTTCCTTTAGGCTGGGGAAGCTCTGAGCCGCGAGCTCCTCAGCATCGGCTCGCTCAGTCTCGGCGGCCCAGGCCCCGACACCTCCCCAGGGTTTGGCCATCGTCGACGGCTTGCGAGATCTGAAAACGCAGTTCGAAATGAAAGGGAGAAAGGAAccagaaaatttcaaaaaaaatgggaaGAGACGAAGGCGAAATTAATATATAAGttggttttatttaaaaaaaatgaaattaaaaagaaaatagaaagtgGGGCTCCGTTAATGGAGCCGGAGCTCCGAGAACGTGTGAAGTAGAGGGAAAGGCAACAGTTGGCGCGTGCAATAGTGGGCGCGTGAGcgtttgtgtgtgtgttggaTGATGATGTACAGTTGTACCGAGCCAGAAACACAAGCGAGACATACAACTCACCAGCTAATCAGCTACGTGGCGTTTTCTTAGGGCGGTCTGGTTGTGAAAGTGGGGCCGCGAGGTCGAACTGGAACCGTTGGTTTTGCGGCCCCCGAGTGAGTAGTGGGGCTCATTCAAGTTTGAATAGCTGCTCATTATCGTAAATTGGATGCTGATTATATATCAAATTATGTGttacatattattttatttaattttaattttttaaatttagaaaaaaatatctttaatatgaaattaactaaaattaagtaaaaaaacACTTGACATATAATAAAGTGTATAATGTTCATACATCGTAATTATAATGATCAAGAAAAATACTTTACTTCTTGTTTTTGTGGTGTGGGTATGTGGTCCGCTGCATTTTGACTTCTTGGTAGTTAACAGTTGTGATGCTCTTTTTTATTGGACCTGGCTTTTTTGACCTCCCACTTCACATATACTCATATTTTCTCTTATTTGTGCGATTACGGTTAAACcatgttaacattttatattactattactttttgttttattatctctataaaaaaatcaatataaaatgttgacatgacttaaccgtaaccgtACAAAATAGGAAGGGATAGGAATGTATAGGAAATGGGAGGGTAGAGAAGTCGGATCCCTTTATattgggtttttttctttttgcaaaaaacaaactaaTGTTAAaggaattaaatattaaatttgtaaattacgTAGGGTctcttaaataaaaaataagcaaattaattaataattaagtaataatttaattattaacaaTTACATTATAtagttttaaaatataatttaaatagttAGTATTCACAGTATaaccattaaaaaaataacCTCTATTATCGAAAATTCAATGagagtttttcaattttttttttttatacttttaatTTATAGGTTTGGCCCGTTTGAGCAATCTACCATGTGAAAGCACATTGCATTTTGTTTGTGAATAATCTCTTTGTTCTCACTTAATGGTTAtaattaagccacatcaacattttgtgttaatttttttttgtaaacaaaaagacgaaaagtgaaaaagaataggATGGAAGGGAAGTGAATTTGTAGGAGAGAGAATCCTATttcgtatttttttatttatctaaaaCATAAGTCATCTCGGGTTCGAAACCCACTACTGGTGTGGTAGCCAGACTTGTGATCATAGGAAGGCTAAAATGCCTTTATAAGTCTTATCGGTCCTCGAAAATGATGAATAACCATGGTTTGCTACCAATTATCCCCCTTGAAAAAAATGCACATAAGTCagtaataatattaatattaatgaaggaaaaataataatttttagtaAATTTATCGTTTTTGCAAATTGAATCTGATTGCTTTAAAAGTGGGAGCGTGGGAGTGGAAAGCTTTCTTGTTGTGGAGGTAAAGGGGAATCAATAAATATAGGCGAGGACAAACATCCCAGCGCCACTAAATTTTGGAATAAATGGAACGTACCCATGTTCAACTTTATCAAATGCTCCCTCTAAAGCTATATGATAGGAGGAGGCAAAGGTTGTGCTGAAACTCTACTTTTTGTAACCAAAACTAAAAGCTTTGTACTTTCTAATTGGATGCGCTCTCTCTACATCCTCAAACTCATCacatgattggttaaaaattcaGTTTTGTTGAAAATTGTGTTGAAATATTCCACATCAACAAGAGATAGAGaagaaaaatagtttaaatACTTTAATTTCACACTAACTAATACgaggttttttgtgataaaacatcACGTCTGTTAGATTGTACATGTAGTAATTAACGTGCTGAGAACCATATAGTGTTATTGGAAATGAATTTTTTGctcgtctctctgataatttgaCAACATGTTGTACACATCTATCCTCGAGGCACAACTCAAGGATAGTTGCAGATAAACCTTCGGTTTTCAGCTTAGAGTATTGAGAGTAGTCATTCATCAATGTTTAGTTAGTGTAATGACTATAATTGCAGCAAAGTTTACCGTTTTAATCATGGTTCATGAAAAGTTCATATCATTTAGATCCTAAATGCCACCACATATAAATAGATACGTGTGTTTTGCATGAAAAAGGACTATCCTCAAATTAACTTCCTCTCCTCCGGTGAGAGTTTTTCTCACTATTGTGTGAGTGTTCTTTCGTTTCATAGATTAGCGTCGCCATAAGTCCCAATTTTGTCTAGGGTCGATGGCAGTCCCGTTGCCTGCCCTTCTTGTCCTCCTTATCCTTTTTCTCTCCTTGTCCGTGCTCCCATTCCTTTGAGCACTTTAACCCAAGCCTCAATGTCCCCTTTCTCCTCCATCCTTTTCCCTCCATCAATTGCATCCTTTGGTTCCATCCTCGCCCTTTTCCCAAACCTCCGTGTTGTCCTTTTTCCTCACTAATTTTCCCTTCATTAATTTCATGTTTTGGCTACATCATCTCTCGAATCATACTTAAGTCCTTTCGGGTATTGTCGGTGTTCCCGGCGTTTTGCCGCGGATCTATGAGAAGGTGTGGAGAGCTTTAACTTGGGTGGTCACACCACCACCTTTGTTGGCCCTTGTTGGTCCTTCCCAGTCTTCACTTCTGTCGGTGATGTTGCTCGTGGGATCTCTCTTCCTGCGTGCTTCCTTTGTTTTATGGCGGAGGTCGCTGTGGTGGTCCTTGGAGGATGATGCGGctgcttttctttttcacttttgaGTTTCTTGCTAACTTGGTCTATGGTGCTCCTGGGGCGGCGattgtgtgtttgttgtgggCTCAACctttgggttgggtttttttttgctttgagGTCCATCTTTTAGTCTAAATTCAGATCCTCattggattctctttgtgaggattctaggAATCTGTAAATCATATCCGTGAATGCTCTATCgtacggttagaaattattttaaatatttttatttaaaattaaacacaaacaatatctgacaaaaactgaccacacaatatacgataaacagacaTGATTTACGGATCCCcagatcctcacaaaaaaaatccagagaggatcccaTTGGTTTTAATCTTGCGCCTTGTTtgaatttgggtttttgtttataaaagtttgttttgttggtAATGAATTATTTTCATTGCTTCTTTTTTGGAAACAACAAACATTATTCCACTTAACACCTTCCAACTTCACATATATTCCCCTATTTTTCAAAAGAGAAGTGTTTTGgcactaaaaaaatttcattctacactcctcacaagtgtatttttctttctaaatatagaaaatttggagtgtagaatgagaaatttggaataccaataacaattccctttcaaAAAACCCTACTTCCCCACATCAGCAACTCCGCGCCCATATTCTAATACTACACAATAAATTTGTTTCGACACACCATATTTTACTAACACACGCTTCAAATTCAGCTAACTTAATTCACAAGTTATCAAAATTATTGAAGGACTTGTATCTCAATTACTTTGCATCTAAAGTCTCGAATTCAATTATCCTCTCACCAAGTCGATTTACCCTTTCGCGCCAATATCGCTTATCAAAAACGAAATAGTGATGGCTTAACCATTGACCTCGTCAAGGAAAGAATTAGGATTAGCACCCCGCATCCCCTGCTCTCGCTCCGCCACCAAAGCCTGAGTCTTCCTCTGCATCGCCAGCAGCACGTTGTGCCACGTGTTCACTCTTGAATTGACCTTCCCGTACACCCCCACATTCACGTCGTGCAAATCCCGCGCCTCCACCGCCAGAACCTCACGCGCCTCCGCGCCGTCCAGCAACCACATCAGGCACGAGCAGAACCCCTTCGCGATCTCCGAGTCGCTGTCCGCCCGGAACCTCATCCTTCCCACCTCGTCCATCTCTGCCTCCACCCACACCTGCGTCGAGCACCCCTGGACCCGGTTCTCCGGCTCCCGCGCACAATCACTGTGCGGCGGGAGCCTCACCGCGTAGTGTAGTAGCCGCTTCACGCGGTCAATTGGCTCCGACAGAGACTTGAATTCCAAAACGAGGCGTTTCAGCTTGTCGGCCACCCTCTCCGTGGGCTCCGACGGCCGAGCCTGTGTCGCCGTCAGAGCCAACGCGTTCGGGATTCGAATTCCTCGACTGGGGATGCATTTGATGGACAAGAAATTTATGTTATTGTTTTGGGTGTCGAGTTTCAATTTGGCGGGTACAGGGTTGTGGAATTGGCGATTTGACGATGACTCGGCGGCGGCGGAGCGGGCGGAGGAGACATGAGGGAGTGTTGTTGTTGTAAATGCGGTGGAGTTCATGTTTGGAAGGAGAGAAAGTGATGGAAAGTGGGAAACTGGAAGTTATGGAGAGCAAGAAAATTGGAGATACTTCAAGTGCAGTGCGTCTTCCCTCGTTGTCTGCCGCGAAGTTTCAATGAGAGTGAAAAATGACGATATTTATAAAGGAGGGATTGGTTCAATAGGTCGCCACGAGGGAGAGTCGATACGAGCCGCCAAACATTACCAAATTGAAGTCCTAACGTCTCTTGGACTTTATATTTTTGGGATTAAATTGATTTTTGATAGAGTAATAGTGTTTTTGATTTAAGTAGTTAGTTGTTAAGAGAAAATAATCAGTGAAAGTTAAACTTGTGCTGGAACGCATATACATAATCGAACGTCATTTGCgagaaatatatttatattttttacggGTATATAGAAAACAATTAATACTAATTACATGATACTTCATTTCATCTCAGTGTTGTAATGTGATTTGATGATCGAAATTGTCCAAGTGCTAGATTATTTCTTTAGTAAGTTTGTGTAGTTAGAGTTCACTCTCAGTCACCCTAAGACAGGAAACAAAATATATTGTAGATGCCATCAGGGGCGATGGAAATAGGGATCCAAGTGGAATGTATACATGTGAAGATCTTTTGAAGACTTCTGAATGTTTGGTAAGGTTTTTTTTTGTGCCTACTAAATGTTTGATGTAATACATGTTAGGGCATATCTCAACAATTTGTGTCAACATTACTCAACAAATTCTCTCTATATTATTTATCAGATTGCTTCACCATATGTTGATAATTATTGACATGTACGCAACATGTTTTAACTGATAACAACAAGCCCACCAAATGTTAAACGAAATGCTGCAGTGAATAAACTAAATTCTTTTGCGCGCTTTATGCTTtgtttctatttaaaaaaaaaatatatatatatatatatattctatataTACTAAATCTCAGCGGAttggcactgttcattaacagtgccGTTCCGGTTTCGTCCCTCAGTTTCTTCATGGTTTTTCGGCTTTAGTGGGATTGTGCAGTAAATTTTCCATTTTGCCCTTCATGATACGTGCTGCGCGTGCGTAGATATCGGCTTATCTAGGGAAGATGCTGGAAGCATCTTTCATttctctctttcctcttcttttcgTCTCTCTGCTTTTCCGTCTCTCTTTGTGTTTGTCTGTGTTTCTGTGTGTATCTCGCTATTTTCCTCGCGATCCGATCGTTTAGAAGGGTGGTTGGACTGTTTTTTTCCTGCTGTTCTCTGCGGAGGAATCGCAACGGTTTGGCTGCTTTGGTTGGTaagaaaaattttcaattggttGTTGTAAAATTCGATTCTTGCTAAGtgttctctttatttttttttttgctgatttGCATGTGGATCTTTTGTCTGATTTCGTTTTTGGCTGCCGCAAACCTATATCTtccaattttagggttttgttgtgGGAGTTTGCAAACGCTTTCTGGATCAGGTATATAACTTATCtttaggtgttttttttttaataatttttgcgTTTTAACTAAAATTGAAAGATTGCCGACGAATGGATATGGCTACGGTtatataatttatctttaacctttttttcatattttttgtgttttaattaaaatttaaaaattgttgaGGAAGGATATGGCTGCGGTTTAAGGTTTagactaattaattttattgttgttcaggttttttttggggaaatttttgggtttggtTGTTCTGATTATCTGTGGTTTGATTTTTGTTCGgaatttaaaagaagaaaaatggccATGATTAacttttgggttttctttgtcTGTTCTGCATTTTAAAGtttgaattatggattttttttgtatGTCAATCCTTAAATGATCACTgtatggattttttttgtgtttcggCATATGCCCTTATTGGAATTTTGTGATTTGAGAATTGTAGAAGTTAGTAGCAATTCAAAACCCGTTAAATGGGATGAGAATTAGAGTGATTTGAAATCGGCGAGCAAGTATATACTAAAGCTCAGCGGATTAACAGTGCCAATCCGGTTTTGCTCCTGATCTAACGCATGGTTTTCAGCCCTTTAAAAGATGCTACATGAATTGGCGATTTTGCCCCTTGGTAGAGTGAGTCTACATACGGGAAAGTGCTCGAAccctctctcattttcttccgTTGCTTTTTGCTTTCGCCTGCTCTATGTTTCTCTGCTTTTTTCCATGTTTGATCTTCGTGTTTCCTTGCTTCTCTGTTCGTGTTGATCGTCTGATGTCTGAAGAGGTGGGTTTTCTGGCTGATTGCGGTGTTTTAGGTGGTTTgtctattttattctttttctcttttctttgattaggaagAAAATTTGTAGATCGATTGgtgtaaaattaaaatctttgcgtttttttattagttctttcctttttttttcgtGTTTTTAGCATCGTTGTTTAATTTGATCGCATTTTTTGTTTCAAGAAATACTGATTTATCGATTTTAGGGTTTCTCTGTCCAATCTTGGAAACCCTTTTCGATTAAGGTGTGTGGGTTTTTTTACGTGGACTGTTTTCTGCTTTTTTCCGACATTTGTGTCTGGTTGTTCCATCTAattgcattttttgttttggaaaatTTTGGTCTTTTAGGTTAGGGTTTTCCTGTACATCGATTGGTTGGTTGATGTAATATTGAAGTTTTTTCGTATTGCATTGACTGTTTCGTTGATTTTTTACTGTATTCAATGCCGTTGTCTAATGTGATTCGGTTTTTTCTTGCAGGAAATATTGGTGTTTGAAGAAATTAAGGCTTAGCAAAGTGTGACTACCTATGCTTCAATTAATGTTGAAGTTTTGAGCTCAATTAGATTAAAGTGCATAGAACATCCATAGAAGTGGTAAAAGTTCTTCCCTCAATCAGCTTAATAGTAGTTAACATGTATGCTTACTTTTCAATTATTAAGAAACTGTACCTTCCAGTTGTATGAATCTCTAATGCATCAACATCATTTCTTCTGAGAAGTTCGGAGGTCGCATAAGCATCTCTTATGTACGAGCACACTCTGCTATTATGAATTGGAGTGGTTCTTATTGTCTTTAAGTGATTCTTATCACAACAATTAGGGAAGAAATCCCTTTCTTTTAAATTGGATTATCCCAACCTGCATAAAATTGAGAGTCATGTTGATAAAAtctttatctttattatgcTGTTATTAAAAGTAgccttgaaatattttaaattcgttttatatttatttgagaagtaattatttctttgtttgcaatcATCTGCAGAttaattttggttgaaaaaaaaaaaaaaatctttgctGCATCTCAGTTCCTATTGTAATTTTAACTGCCAAGTTAGCTTTCAGCTGTCAAGTTTACAGACAATTGATTGTGTTTGTAAGTGCTTTTCACTTTGTTAATATTGTGTTCAAGATTAtatttcttccttttgtttGACAATTGTCTGATTGTAGTTAATACTGTGGCTCTAAATTGTATATCGAATCAttcttttcaaatatttctttactTAAGTTATAATGTTGAGCTACTTtatgttataattttataactagATAGTACATTATCATAAAAAtagaatgttttgtttttttttttttttatcaatgttATCTATGCAGTAtagtctttttgttttttttttcctttactcTGTATATTACCTTTTTATCTGAGAAGTTACTTTTAATTTTAGCTTATACATTTTAAACCCATCGGTTCCACGTTGTGTTAATCATGATTCTTGGAACCATagatagtttttatttttgtagttaACTGTGTTATCGTTTTTAGTAAAATTGTGAATATCATAGAtaaattatatgtaaaatgCTTTTTTATAGTCATATACTGTGTTATTAAAAAAGTTAGATGTTTGCAAAAACTGTCAATATCACGGAGTGATATTACAATTTTCTATTGTGATaacaatttttgttttagttaacATATACATTTCTTTGAACAGGtgtatttgttaattttgtgtcaCCCATTGTTTAAAAAAGTTTTAGGGCTCCTATTTACTCACGATATATTTGATAATCTAGCcatcaatttatataatttatgtATTAGTAAAAATcaattggtttttttattttttgtaatttgtttTTCATTGAGAATAAACATTGTTAATACTGTTGATCTTTGCAGTTTCCACTCAGCGTGGATAAGACAAGTAAGAAGTGATACTCCCATTGAAAACTTTCTGCAAAATAAATTTTGCTATGTGGTTACATGTTGCATTGATGCATAGTTTCACAACTGAACTATAAGAAGTAAGAATGTAGTTATCTTattactttgttaatttttaaatttttttaagttctatttattatttgttttatattttgtttcttgccATTTGTTGCTGAACTAAATTCTATTGTCCATTGTAATAATTGTTTGTTGTTTGCCTTTTTGAACAGATTGGCTATCgtattttctaaaatttcaaTTGTTAAAGGTGagcaattttaaattttaaattatttagttttaaactttactttttttaatcttctttttttttttttataactttttttttttccagtcgCATTTTAAAATTTGGGTGATCTATTCTTTTTAATCATTATagtatatatttgtttaatcTTCACATTATGTGTTTGTTGatacttctttttttcattttttgtctttttttgcAGCGTGGTTTGCActaatttgttttcaaatttgtattACAATTTGATTCTATCATGTCAAAAAGACTTGCAAATGCTTTAACAATTAATGATACAGAACACGAGAAAGAGTTTGTCAATAATCAATCCTATGTTTTATCTGAATATGACAGACAATTTAAAAGAGTGTGTAGAATAAGTTGTATACAAAACTATGTCGATGTTTTCTTATCTAAGAGTAGTCCAATTATTCAGGAAAACTCAGCCGTTGACTACCAAGATGGTACTAGCACATCTTCTGTTCAACAAGATGTTGAAAACATAAGTTCTTCCAATATCAATGAATCACATTGCATGACTgttgttgaaaaaaatgttcTCTTAAGagataaaaagggaaaaaaggtTGTCAATGTATTAGACCAATCTACAaaaaatactcaacaaaccctTGATGATCAGAATAATAATCTTATGAACAAGGGTCAaacattttttcaaaagaatagaaaaggttagttcttaatttatgcatctattaatttgatatatcatgaatttcaattttctaatTGCCTAAATAATATTAtgctcattttgttttgtttttgtatctTTTTTTGTAGGAGTTGTTACGGAATATGCGGACTTAGGAGATAAAAGTTATAAGTGTGTTCATTGTGGTGCTTATTTTTGGCTAAAAGAGTCTCTTAAACCAAAGTGTAAAAACGATCTACCTGTTTTCACTCTTTGTTGCCAACAAGGAAAAATTAAgtttccaaatccaaaaccagcACCACCATTTTTAGATTACTTACTTGATCCAACTAAAGGGcaaaaaaatttatcatttcGACAAAATATTAGAACTTATAACTCAATGTTTGCATTCACTTCAATGGGAGCCAAAGTTGATAACTCAATTAACAATGGATCAAGCCCTTATATTTTCAAAATCAGTGGTCAAGTTTGTCATTTAATGGGATCTCTTTTGCCTGTTGATAATGAGTCTCCAAAATTTGCTCAACTGTATGTCTATGATACATATAATGAGGTGGAAAATCGACTTAAAGTTTTTAATTCCAATGGAAACAATCAAGGCCTAGATCCAACAATTGTAGAAGGgttaatcaaaatgtttgataCATCAAATGAATTGGTTAAACTTTTTCGAATGGCAAGAGATAAATTTGAAAACGATGGTCTTTCTTCATTAAAAATGACTTTGCTAGGCAGGCAATTAAATGATAGCAAACAATATGAGCAACCTACAACTGATGAAATAGGTGGTTTGATAGTTGGAGATATAGGATTGTATGATTCTAATCGAGATATTATTATAGAGTCTAAAAGTCATGAATTAAAACGTGTAACAAAGTTGAATCCTAAATTTATGTCTCTGCAATATCCAATTCTTTTTCCATATGGTGAAGATGGTTATAGACCAGATTTAAAATGGAATGAAAATTATAGAGgtaaaaaaactaaaagacaAAGAATACCAATGAGAGCTTTCATTGCTTATCAAATTCAAGAGCGAGAACCACCATTAAGTACATTGTTAAGAGGAGGAAGACTTTTTCAACAATATTTGGTCGATTCTTTTGCAACACTTGAAGAAGATAGATTAGATTATATTAgacaaaatcaaaaaaatttgaGAAGTGAAGTTTATAAAGGGATATATGATGCATTCTCAAAAGGTGATACTAATGCAAATAATTTGGGACAAAAAATTGTATTACCTGCTTCATATACTGGAAGTCCTAGATATGTGATAAATAATTATCAAGATGCTATGGCTATTTGTAGAGAATACGGACATCCTGATTTGTTTATAACATTTACATGTAATGTTAAATGGCCAGAAATCACAAGAGAGTTTGAGAATAAGCCAGGATTCAAACCTGAAGATAGACCTGATATAATTTCTAGAATCTTCAAAATGAAGCTTGATCATATGATTGATTTCATCAAGTCCGGGAAGCCTTTTGGAGAAATTCAAGCAAGTAAGTTACTAAAACTCATTCTAGCACTTATTTCAAGCtttttagttttcttatttattataaaattcacttttattcttttctttgttttcattttttcctcaTGAACAGATGTTTGCACAGTTGAGTTTCAAAAAAGAGGTTTACCTCATTCTCATATGTTAATATGGTTGAAACCaaatgtgaaatgtttttgCGCATCAGATATAGACTCAATTATTTCTGCTGAATTACCTgataaaaatttgcatccacaacttTATGAAACTGTTAATCAGTTTATGATTCATGGTCCATGTGGTTGTATTAATCCAAAATCACCTTGCATGCGAGAAAATAAATGTTCTAAAAACTTTCCTAAGCCATATAAAAGCGAAACAATTTTTGACACAAATGGTTTTGCTGTTTATAAACGtcgtgaagatgaagaaaaatttgtgaTTAAAAACGGCATAAAAGTTGATAATAGATTTGTTGTTCCTTACAATCCAGAGTTATTACTAAAATATAATGCACATATAAATGTTGAATCCTGTTGTCAATCAATgcttataaaatatttattcaaatatataaataaaggtTCAGAT
This Pyrus communis chromosome 6, drPyrComm1.1, whole genome shotgun sequence DNA region includes the following protein-coding sequences:
- the LOC137736539 gene encoding sufE-like protein 2, chloroplastic translates to MNSTAFTTTTLPHVSSARSAAAESSSNRQFHNPVPAKLKLDTQNNNINFLSIKCIPSRGIRIPNALALTATQARPSEPTERVADKLKRLVLEFKSLSEPIDRVKRLLHYAVRLPPHSDCAREPENRVQGCSTQVWVEAEMDEVGRMRFRADSDSEIAKGFCSCLMWLLDGAEAREVLAVEARDLHDVNVGVYGKVNSRVNTWHNVLLAMQRKTQALVAEREQGMRGANPNSFLDEVNG